The following proteins come from a genomic window of Galactobacillus timonensis:
- a CDS encoding single-stranded DNA-binding protein, which yields MNKFVLSGRLTDNFKTNATESGLKVIHCCIANNDRKETRFINFTMFGDEAVRLETRCPKGSWIELEGYIEPSTYEKDGKKRTVLNLIGTHVRMIVRSKKDTSPFQDFNEQEDTNESEESEDKD from the coding sequence ATGAACAAGTTTGTACTATCGGGAAGACTCACGGACAATTTCAAAACCAACGCAACGGAATCCGGACTGAAGGTGATTCATTGCTGCATCGCAAATAATGACCGGAAAGAAACACGATTTATCAACTTCACCATGTTTGGAGATGAGGCCGTGCGTCTTGAAACACGCTGCCCGAAGGGATCATGGATTGAGCTGGAAGGCTACATTGAGCCATCCACTTATGAGAAGGACGGGAAGAAGCGTACTGTCCTGAATCTTATTGGAACACATGTTCGGATGATTGTGAGATCTAAGAAAGATACTTCTCCGTTCCAGGACTTTAACGAGCAGGAGGATACGAATGAATCAGAAGAAAGTGAAGACAAGGATTGA
- a CDS encoding helix-turn-helix transcriptional regulator: MLINDELEEKKMTIYQLAKLSGVPYATLNDICHEKTKLTKCSAETVYKISQALDISMEDLLAPYLVKRSSFENFKSAVCHRVKEEGDIDFMIGVIKKEYIPRYFKRKWYPECYYLLAMVDYLSRLNDFPLVSDYDDIRRHKLKKIIYPASILAIAAADGNDDALRKSEKEAIPEFMRFNIVESDIRNVV; the protein is encoded by the coding sequence ATGCTTATAAATGATGAACTAGAAGAAAAGAAGATGACCATTTACCAGCTTGCTAAATTAAGCGGGGTGCCGTATGCAACTCTAAATGATATTTGCCATGAGAAGACAAAGCTCACTAAGTGCAGTGCTGAGACTGTTTATAAAATTTCCCAGGCATTAGATATTTCCATGGAAGACCTGTTGGCTCCCTATCTTGTAAAGCGTAGTAGCTTTGAAAATTTCAAAAGTGCTGTCTGCCATAGAGTAAAGGAAGAAGGAGACATAGATTTTATGATAGGGGTTATTAAGAAGGAATATATCCCAAGGTACTTCAAGAGAAAATGGTATCCGGAATGTTATTACCTTCTTGCCATGGTTGATTATCTTAGCAGACTGAATGACTTTCCTTTAGTTTCTGATTACGATGATATTCGTCGGCATAAATTGAAAAAAATCATATATCCGGCAAGCATTCTGGCAATTGCGGCGGCCGATGGAAATGATGATGCGTTACGAAAATCTGAGAAGGAGGCAATTCCAGAGTTTATGCGATTCAATATCGTAGAAAGTGATATCCGAAATGTCGTCTGA
- a CDS encoding ArdC family protein, which translates to MKTKEYREEIAQQFIDSLQEKGLSWKQGWISPVSMENGITKKAYKGINAFWLSIVAARMGYRDPRWCTFNQIANDKYHPGQTWHLKKGSKGTSVEYWFPFDKVKHKYLTWEEYRKELEKLIRADEADPERFMICAKYYIVFNADCIEGIPELTKDLEKREMNELVLKTAKNMGVEIITDDMDGCYYMPRKDIIHLPKPEYFKTDTDLTATAFHELSHATGAAGRLSRPGIVNPNIFGSSDYAYEELIAEISSCFMTADIGTEMTKEHMDSHKGYVNSWIESIKKDPNVLIKAIKEATAAANYLNWKAELITEKEYQETLKETKVESKKNTGDETLERLCKQAAEFIDYNRDDTYTLEHFHRDFPDLHNVDLVKTTDPASGKELVVSFDLIDHSYSRYLDRDLVDTTTFKADEDFSLVLQSAIPEDFMDLEGIKTRDIEAQKAKLLAL; encoded by the coding sequence ATGAAGACAAAAGAATACCGCGAGGAGATAGCGCAGCAGTTTATTGATTCTCTCCAGGAAAAAGGACTGAGCTGGAAACAAGGATGGATTTCTCCTGTTTCCATGGAAAACGGAATTACTAAGAAGGCCTATAAAGGGATCAATGCCTTCTGGCTTTCCATCGTAGCTGCCAGGATGGGATACCGTGATCCACGCTGGTGTACATTTAATCAGATTGCGAATGATAAATACCATCCAGGGCAGACCTGGCATTTGAAAAAGGGATCCAAAGGTACGTCTGTTGAGTATTGGTTCCCGTTTGACAAGGTGAAGCATAAATATCTCACATGGGAAGAATACCGAAAGGAGCTGGAGAAGCTGATAAGAGCCGATGAAGCAGACCCGGAGCGATTTATGATCTGCGCCAAATATTACATAGTGTTTAACGCGGACTGTATCGAAGGCATCCCAGAACTGACAAAAGATCTGGAAAAGAGGGAAATGAATGAGCTGGTCCTGAAGACTGCTAAGAATATGGGCGTTGAGATCATCACGGATGATATGGACGGCTGCTATTACATGCCACGGAAGGACATTATTCACCTTCCAAAACCAGAATATTTCAAGACGGATACCGACCTGACTGCCACTGCATTCCATGAGCTGTCCCATGCAACCGGAGCAGCAGGAAGATTGTCACGGCCAGGTATTGTGAATCCTAATATTTTCGGATCCTCCGATTATGCCTACGAAGAACTGATTGCGGAAATCTCCAGCTGTTTTATGACAGCCGACATCGGGACTGAAATGACGAAGGAACATATGGACTCACACAAGGGTTATGTAAATAGCTGGATTGAATCCATTAAGAAGGATCCGAATGTTCTGATCAAGGCGATCAAAGAAGCTACCGCAGCTGCGAATTATCTGAACTGGAAGGCCGAGCTGATTACCGAAAAGGAATATCAGGAAACGCTGAAGGAAACAAAGGTAGAGTCAAAGAAGAACACAGGTGATGAAACTCTGGAGCGTTTATGCAAACAGGCAGCAGAGTTCATTGACTACAACAGGGACGATACCTATACATTGGAACACTTCCATCGTGACTTTCCGGATCTGCACAACGTCGATCTTGTAAAGACAACGGATCCGGCATCCGGGAAAGAGCTGGTTGTGTCCTTTGACCTGATCGACCATTCCTACAGCCGCTATCTGGACCGTGATCTGGTTGATACAACAACATTCAAAGCCGATGAAGATTTTTCACTGGTGCTGCAATCAGCGATCCCGGAGGACTTTATGGATCTGGAAGGGATCAAAACAAGGGATATTGAGGCTCAAAAAGCAAAATTATTAGCGCTCTGA
- a CDS encoding JAB domain-containing protein encodes MTDLMSDQLSLFDMDPEPQTDVKSSKQKYPLKEQKVRLRLEEGPGLYSTKQMSSPYDAVDVMAKVLKEMDREYMVVVNLNNYHQPLGYSVVSMGTINSSIVGISELFKTAVLANAGSIIMMHNHPTGTLSACEPSKADLDITKRVALAGTVMGIPLLDHIIVSGDYTLSLRDKHPMLGWDSVNQKDFEKMFRNSGRTM; translated from the coding sequence ATGACGGATCTGATGAGTGACCAGCTTTCACTGTTTGATATGGATCCGGAACCGCAGACAGATGTGAAATCCTCAAAGCAGAAGTATCCGTTAAAGGAGCAGAAGGTACGGTTGCGGTTGGAAGAAGGCCCAGGACTTTACAGCACAAAACAAATGAGCAGCCCATATGACGCGGTTGATGTCATGGCAAAGGTGTTAAAAGAAATGGATCGCGAGTATATGGTTGTCGTAAACCTAAACAACTATCACCAGCCCCTTGGATATTCAGTCGTTTCTATGGGGACAATAAATTCTTCTATTGTCGGAATCAGCGAGTTGTTCAAGACTGCTGTACTTGCAAATGCTGGATCTATCATCATGATGCACAATCATCCAACTGGAACACTTTCCGCATGTGAACCGTCCAAGGCAGATTTAGACATAACGAAGCGAGTAGCATTGGCTGGAACAGTAATGGGTATTCCTCTATTGGATCATATTATTGTTTCTGGAGACTACACGCTTTCCCTGCGGGACAAACATCCGATGCTTGGATGGGACAGCGTAAATCAAAAAGATTTTGAAAAAATGTTCCGTAATTCCGGCAGAACAATGTAG
- a CDS encoding JAB domain-containing protein, whose translation MDEVIAAALSDLSGSDKGNQGFHLQEQYARVCLENGTGLYSETPIKSPEDAVRVMADVMSGMDREYVVVVNLNNLNQPIGYTVVAIGKIGTALFNQINIFKTAILSNAVGIIVLHNHPSGNLRPSKDDLAVTARINVLAKLFDINFLDHVIVGTKGKTNSLAGSCPDLFTNEPVDMLNRWVSSRYKSAKNII comes from the coding sequence ATGGACGAAGTAATTGCAGCAGCACTATCGGATCTTTCTGGAAGCGATAAGGGAAACCAGGGCTTTCATTTACAGGAACAATATGCCCGTGTCTGTCTTGAAAACGGCACGGGGCTTTACAGTGAAACACCAATAAAAAGCCCGGAGGATGCCGTGCGGGTGATGGCAGATGTGATGAGCGGAATGGACCGGGAATATGTGGTCGTAGTCAATCTGAATAACTTGAACCAGCCGATAGGATACACAGTCGTTGCCATCGGTAAAATCGGGACAGCATTGTTTAATCAGATCAATATTTTCAAGACGGCGATTCTCTCCAATGCGGTAGGGATCATTGTGCTGCATAACCATCCAAGCGGAAATCTGAGGCCAAGCAAGGATGATCTTGCTGTTACAGCACGTATCAATGTTCTTGCCAAACTGTTTGACATTAACTTTTTGGACCACGTTATTGTCGGGACAAAGGGAAAGACAAATTCTCTGGCTGGCAGCTGCCCGGACTTATTTACAAACGAACCTGTCGATATGCTGAACCGATGGGTTTCTTCGCGTTATAAATCAGCGAAAAATATTATCTAG